Proteins from a single region of Mesotoga sp. BH458_6_3_2_1:
- the nuoB gene encoding NADH-quinone oxidoreductase subunit NuoB, which translates to MSEERKSWEKVANMLRSRSLWMLYYCTGCGAIELPPTMTSRFDMERLGIGPMATPRQADILLITGYLSTKTLRRVIYSYEQMQSPKYIVGFGSCTLNGGIYYDSYATINKLDLYVPVDLYLAGCMPRPEAIVSGFTALMSKIDKGEANGWKEYQEKNDWYKRNQIEALGEVYVHDEFHE; encoded by the coding sequence ATGAGCGAAGAACGCAAATCATGGGAAAAAGTGGCAAATATGCTCAGATCGCGCTCGCTCTGGATGCTTTATTACTGTACCGGATGTGGAGCTATAGAGCTGCCTCCAACGATGACTTCGCGCTTCGATATGGAGCGTCTCGGTATTGGGCCTATGGCAACTCCTAGGCAGGCCGACATTCTGTTAATCACCGGATACCTAAGTACTAAGACTCTCAGGAGAGTCATTTATTCGTACGAACAGATGCAGTCGCCGAAGTATATAGTCGGCTTTGGTTCTTGCACGTTGAATGGGGGAATATATTACGACTCTTACGCAACGATAAACAAACTGGATCTCTATGTGCCGGTGGATCTTTATCTGGCGGGTTGTATGCCACGCCCGGAGGCTATAGTAAGCGGATTCACCGCGCTGATGAGCAAGATTGACAAAGGAGAGGCCAACGGTTGGAAAGAGTATCAGGAGAAGAACGATTGGTACAAGAGGAATCAGATAGAGGCTCTCGGGGAGGTGTATGTACACGATGAATTCCATGAATGA
- a CDS encoding NADH-quinone oxidoreductase subunit C, with product MNSMNEILGEVKTIAGELSVKEVTARESIISVEASRLNAVLELLKRRGFSHLSLITGVDRIKDGIFEVFYTLFRWETGETLLVKSSISRDEPVISTVMHLWPTARFYERDVHEFFGIVFDGNPDLKPLILENWKEMPPMRKDFDPQKYSNEHFPDRHYEAQFLAEGGDENE from the coding sequence ATGAATTCCATGAATGAGATACTGGGAGAAGTTAAGACTATTGCCGGAGAATTATCGGTTAAGGAAGTAACTGCCCGAGAGTCAATCATATCCGTTGAAGCTTCGAGGTTGAATGCGGTTCTTGAGCTCTTAAAGAGAAGAGGCTTCTCTCATCTCTCACTAATAACCGGCGTCGACAGGATAAAAGACGGTATTTTCGAGGTGTTCTACACCCTCTTCAGATGGGAGACAGGAGAGACTCTGTTGGTGAAGAGCTCGATTAGTAGAGATGAACCCGTCATTAGTACCGTGATGCACCTTTGGCCTACTGCAAGGTTTTATGAAAGGGACGTTCACGAGTTCTTCGGTATAGTGTTCGATGGTAACCCCGACCTTAAACCACTCATACTCGAAAACTGGAAGGAAATGCCGCCGATGAGAAAGGACTTCGATCCGCAGAAATACTCAAACGAGCACTTCCCGGACAGGCACTACGAAGCCCAGTTTCTGGCAGAAGGGGGCGATGAAAATGAGTAA
- a CDS encoding NADH-quinone oxidoreductase subunit D: MSKEVKLFLGPNHPGMHGNSSVHLYVEGDTVVRSRLVPGFLHRGFEKLMERRGWMQNLALIPRICVPEPDINEMVYAMAVEALTGTEVPERAHWIRMIILELARIASHLMALGGVGGSTGLYTISHWTLADRDRILDIFEKITGARIYHMYIVPGGVRKDLPEGIESEIVEFLDYIESRNDEFENLLLKNRIIRTRTEGLALLTREEALEIGVTGVGLRATGLPYDIRKIDPYARYDSVVFDIPTATEGDAFARFTLKYYEMMQSIRILRQVLEKMPAGPVNAKISSGSALRWRVPEGTVYTHIESSRGEYGYFVVSDGGERPYRINVRGASFPQGLYGVEKLLAGTRIEDVALWLTTMDFCPPEIDR; this comes from the coding sequence ATGAGTAAGGAAGTCAAGCTCTTCTTGGGCCCTAACCACCCCGGGATGCACGGCAATTCAAGCGTTCACCTTTACGTAGAGGGGGACACCGTCGTCAGATCTAGACTTGTTCCTGGCTTCCTTCACAGGGGCTTCGAGAAATTGATGGAGAGAAGAGGCTGGATGCAAAACCTGGCCCTGATCCCTCGAATTTGCGTGCCCGAACCGGACATTAACGAAATGGTTTATGCGATGGCAGTCGAGGCGCTCACCGGGACGGAAGTGCCAGAAAGAGCTCACTGGATTAGGATGATAATTCTCGAGCTGGCGAGAATCGCTTCCCATCTCATGGCTTTAGGTGGAGTCGGTGGATCTACCGGTCTCTACACAATTTCACACTGGACGCTTGCTGACAGGGACAGGATTCTCGATATCTTCGAGAAGATTACCGGCGCAAGGATCTATCACATGTATATCGTTCCTGGAGGCGTAAGAAAGGATCTGCCCGAAGGAATCGAGTCTGAGATAGTTGAATTCCTGGATTATATAGAAAGCAGGAACGATGAATTTGAGAACTTACTGCTGAAAAACAGGATAATCAGAACGAGGACAGAGGGTCTCGCGCTTCTAACTAGAGAAGAAGCGCTGGAAATAGGTGTAACCGGAGTGGGACTGAGAGCTACAGGTTTGCCCTACGACATAAGAAAGATCGATCCATATGCGAGGTATGACAGTGTGGTCTTCGACATTCCCACCGCAACTGAAGGTGACGCCTTTGCCAGATTCACCTTGAAATACTATGAGATGATGCAGAGTATCAGGATACTGAGACAGGTACTTGAGAAAATGCCAGCGGGACCTGTAAACGCAAAGATCTCATCTGGCAGCGCGCTCAGATGGAGGGTGCCGGAGGGGACCGTCTATACTCACATAGAGTCATCCAGAGGCGAGTACGGATACTTCGTTGTCTCAGATGGAGGGGAAAGACCTTACAGGATAAACGTCAGAGGGGCTTCCTTTCCTCAGGGTTTGTATGGTGTGGAGAAACTGCTAGCAGGTACAAGAATAGAAGATGTCGCTCTCTGGCTAACCACTATGGACTTCTGCCCGCCAGAGATCGACAGATAG